GCCAGACGGGCCACGCCGCCAGCGATGAACCACTGCACCCAGCGCATGACCGCGTGGCGGCTCACGCGCAGTGCAGCGCCCACTTCGCTGCAGCTTTTGCCCTCTTTGAGATGCGCCAGTGCTATCAGGCGCAGTCGCCGGCGCCCATCCGATTCCTTGCGGGCCAGCCGGTCGAAATCATAGGGCTGCAGCTGATCAATGATTTGCTGAGATAACATTTTCGTAACCTCCACCAAGACTCCAATATCGCTCAGACTTCAATCGCTGGCATTGGTTCTTTATCTATCGGGATTGGTATCACATCTGACGGAGCTGGACAAGCTCCGCTTTCACAATCAGGAGACATTCATGAGCAAAAAATCAAGTGGCTGCACGCGTGCCATGTGGGGGCTGCCGCAGTATCTGCTGGCGGGATCGGTCGTCGCTTCACTGGCGGCTTGCGGCGGAGGCAGCAGCAGCAGCAGCGTCATCGGGATGCCGCCGCCAGTCGCCAAGGCGCTGTCGTGCGATGACAGCATGAAGGCTGCCTTCGCGCCCGATTCGAACACGCAGGTGTTGTTCGTCAAGGCATTCAAGCAGGGTGATCCGCTCTCGCTGGCCGCCACCCCGCCTTCCAACGCTGCCAAGGCCACGGCAGACCTGTGCCTCGTGAAGCTTCGCGTCGGCCCTGGGAATCCCGGCCCAGCGACCGCACCATCGACCACAGCGGGCATTGGATTTGAAATCTGGCTTCCCAACCTCAGCACCTGGAATGGCCGGATCCGTGCCGAGGCGCCCGGCGCCTTCATGGGAAGCGGCGGTATTACGTCATCGACGGGCATCGGAATGTTGAGTCTTGCGCAATTTGCCGCGGCCAACAACACCGTGACGGTGGTGACTGACGGCGGCCACGCGGACGGACCTTTCGGCACGTTCCTGACACTGCCCGACGGAAGCCCCAACACTTTTGGGTGGAATGAAATTTCGCGCAGGGCCGTGCATGAGATGTCCTTGAAAACCAAGGCACTGGCGGCTGCGTATTACACCAAGCCGGCCGACAAGTCCTACGCCTACGGTTGCTCCAGCGGTGGTCGCGCCGTCTACCAATCTGCGCAGTCGTATCCGAAGGACTACGACGGCATCGTCGCGGATGCCGTGTCGCTGGACCAGACCCAGTACTTCCCCGGGCTGATGTATCCACAACTAGTCATGCAACGCGATCTGGCGGACAAAGGGCTCCCGTTGCTGACCAAGGCAAAGCGTGACGCCGTTTCCACCGCGGCATTGCAAGCCTGCGACACGGCCGTCAATGGAACGCATGACGGTTACCTGACCTACCATGACCAATGCAAATACGACCCGACCAAGGATGCAGCCGTGCTTTGCACCACCGAAGGCGGTACGAATGCAACAGCCGCCTGTGTGACGAAGGTCGAAGCCTTGGCCCTCAACAAAATGTGGTACGGCGCTACCGTGGACGGCTCGGTGCCTGATCCGGCCATCGACAACGGGACGAGCATCATCCGCACGTCACAGCAGCTTTGGTGGGGACGCAAGCGCGGGACCGACCTGGAAAACACGGCGGGCGTGGCCAACAATGCGCCTTCGCTGGGCATTCTCGGTCTCGTCATGGATCAAATCGCCTGGAATCTGCAGGACCTCTCGTACACGCGATCGGACTATATCAATGCATCGGGTACGGGAAAGAACGGCTGGATGACGATGCCCTACAGCGTCTACGCGCAGTCCTTCTACCAAGGCAAGGTCCTGAATGACCAGGTGTTCGCCAACATTGATGCCAACAATCCAGACCTGACCCCGTTCAGGGACGCAGGCGCCAAGATGCTGAGCTTCGTCGGCGTTGCCGATCCTTTCGTCTCCCTGGAAGCGCAGCTCAACTACTACACGCGATCTGCGGCGCTGGTCGGCGGCAACACCAAGGCCCAGGACTTTCATCGCCTGTTCCTCATTCCCGGCCGTGGGCACTGCGGTGGCGTGGGAAGCGTGGGGGCCTCCAGTGCAAGCACCCCACAGATCTCGGCGGATCAGATGTATGCCAAGATAGTTGATTGGGTGGAGACCAAGCAAGCCCCGGAGACCTTGCCAATCAGCTCTCCCGACGGCACCCGAAGCCGCCCGATTTGCATGTATCCGAAGCGCGTCAAGTACCTGGGCGGTGACGTGAATGCGGCTGCCAGCTACGCCTGCCAGCAGTCATAAGACTTTTTGCGGGGCTGTGACCCAGGGGTAGGCCCGGCCTCGCAACGCATTTTGGTGGTCGCGCGCCCGCATCAACCGATGCGGGCGCGCCCTCGCATTCAAGCCCAGCATCGATCGAAATTCCGCCCCCTATCTGCTGACAATTCGTCCGCTGTCCGGGTACGAGTCGGACCAATTCCCGTCAACGGCTACCGGCTGACCGGCCAGGCTTCCACAAGACCATTAGCAACGATGCCCCGCAGCAGGTCATTGCGCCGATCTCAAGGACCCCGAGTGGTTCGCCATGAAAAACGGCTCCGGTGATCATCGCGACCATGGGCACCATCACGGTGCAAAGACCGGAAATGGTCGCCGGCACCGTGTCCACGATCGAAAACCAGGCGATGTTGCCCAACGCCATTGGAATCAACGTGATGTATCCGCAAAGGTCAGTTCCTGCTGGAAGGCTGTATCGAGCTGTCTTTTGCCGACCAGTTTTATGCATTGGCAGGACAAATCCGTCCCGTTTGAGGAGCTGGCATC
This genomic interval from Polaromonas hydrogenivorans contains the following:
- a CDS encoding tannase/feruloyl esterase family alpha/beta hydrolase, translating into MSKKSSGCTRAMWGLPQYLLAGSVVASLAACGGGSSSSSVIGMPPPVAKALSCDDSMKAAFAPDSNTQVLFVKAFKQGDPLSLAATPPSNAAKATADLCLVKLRVGPGNPGPATAPSTTAGIGFEIWLPNLSTWNGRIRAEAPGAFMGSGGITSSTGIGMLSLAQFAAANNTVTVVTDGGHADGPFGTFLTLPDGSPNTFGWNEISRRAVHEMSLKTKALAAAYYTKPADKSYAYGCSSGGRAVYQSAQSYPKDYDGIVADAVSLDQTQYFPGLMYPQLVMQRDLADKGLPLLTKAKRDAVSTAALQACDTAVNGTHDGYLTYHDQCKYDPTKDAAVLCTTEGGTNATAACVTKVEALALNKMWYGATVDGSVPDPAIDNGTSIIRTSQQLWWGRKRGTDLENTAGVANNAPSLGILGLVMDQIAWNLQDLSYTRSDYINASGTGKNGWMTMPYSVYAQSFYQGKVLNDQVFANIDANNPDLTPFRDAGAKMLSFVGVADPFVSLEAQLNYYTRSAALVGGNTKAQDFHRLFLIPGRGHCGGVGSVGASSASTPQISADQMYAKIVDWVETKQAPETLPISSPDGTRSRPICMYPKRVKYLGGDVNAAASYACQQS
- a CDS encoding EamA family transporter, translating into MKGSVALPVDKRVWGRNGCQLLKRDGFVLPMHKTGRQKTARYSLPAGTDLCGYITLIPMALGNIAWFSIVDTVPATISGLCTVMVPMVAMITGAVFHGEPLGVLEIGAMTCCGASLLMVLWKPGRSAGSR